Proteins from one Oryza sativa Japonica Group chromosome 12, ASM3414082v1 genomic window:
- the LOC4351504 gene encoding seipin-1 has protein sequence MNSTSKYHRDYPFLPAAASSSDGDGDGDGFYIGEPRNPAAGADSTDVFLFLAVPAGWLVRLAAFVGELVASAILGLVYPVAALIGWLRAVPAAVASLLRRAATGLLAAACTFAVLAAAFVVSLVLGFALVRHWVAEPVTARHPLYFDYTEAQPSAAVALGGGAAAAVPAGHAVRVSMALLLPDSYHNRHIGVFQIKSEAISASGITIASTTQPYLIKYKSSPVRLIQTALLCVPLTMGIRSESQDANLKLLHYREGHGRHKRTVLIRVMLQPRAMTVHLPQVYQAEIVVQTTLPWTKELVRALKWTLCVWVSLCVYVFILVLAMICWSRSPSAFSSRDRRLYDHQVIENSGMDMGDSGERSDKELYGGVGVKWKQRIRKRKAQHGTLQGDRMELKFTEGSTSGVAMDGE, from the exons ATGAATTCAACATCCAAATACCATCGCGACTACCCCTTCTTGCCGGCCGCGGCCTCCAgctccgacggcgacggcgacggcgatggcttcTACATCGGCGAGCCAAGAAACCCAGCCGCCGGAGCTGACTCCACCGATGTCTTCCTGTTCCTCGCCGTTCCGGCAGGGTGGCTCGTCAGGCTGGCCGCCTtcgtcggcgagctcgtcgCCTCTGCCATCCTCGGCCTCGTCTACCCCGTCGCCGCTCTCATCGGCTGGCTGCGCGCCGTGCCAGCGGCCGTCGCTTCTCTCCTCCGGCGCGCCGCCACTGGCCTGCTCGCCGCGGCGTGCACGTTtgcggtgctcgccgccgcgttcGTCGTGTCCCTCGTGCTCGGCTTCGCTCTCGTCCGGCACTGGGTCGCGGAGCCGGTGACCGCGCGCCATCCTCTGTATTTCGACTACACCGAGGCGCAGCCGAGCGCCGCCGTGGCGCttggcggcggagcagcggcggcggtgccggccgGCCACGCCGTGAGGGTGTCCATGGCGTTGCTGCTGCCTGATTCCTACCACAACCGCCACATCGGCGTGTTCCAG ATTAAATCGGAGGCGATCTCCGCGAGTGGGATCACCATTGCATCAACCACACAGCCATATCTGATCAAATACAAGAGCTCTCCAGTTCGGCTGATACAAACCGCGCTTCTCTGCGTGCCACTCACCATGGGCATTCGCAGTGAGAGCCAGGATGCCAACCTCAAGCTGCTTCACTACAGGGAAGGCCATGGCCGGCACAAGAGAACTGTGCTCATCAGAGTGATGCTGCAGCCAAGAGCTATGACTGTGCATTTGCCTCAAGTGTACCAAGCAGAGATCGTTGTGCAGACGACGCTTCCATGGACGAAAGAGCTGGTTCGCGCATTGAAATGGACATTATGTGTGTGGGTGTCTCTCTGTGTCTACGTTTTCATCCTTGTTCTTGCCATGATCTGTTGGAGCCGGTCACCATCGGCGTTTTCTTCGAGGGACAGGAGATTGTATGATCATCAGGTCATTGAGAATTCTGGTATGGACATGGGAGATTCAGGTGAGAGATCAGACAAGGAATTGTATGGAGGTGTTGGAGTTAAGTGGAAGCAGAGGATAAGAAAGAGGAAAGCACAACATGGAACTCTACAAGGAGACAGGATGGAGCTGAAGTTCACTGAGGGTTCAACTTCTGGTGTGGCAATGGATGGAGAGTAG